In the genome of Acidobacteriota bacterium, one region contains:
- a CDS encoding Uma2 family endonuclease yields the protein MSLAFAPTVYSIEEYLDFERAAEERHEYLDGYIYKMAGEGEEHADICASLSGLLYTQLRGTPCRGRIANTKVRSGPLPLSPRSSKGLFSYSDVFVVCDPIQYHDEFRDIVINPVVIFEVLSPSTEEFDRDIKFERYDRWNPSLQDYLLVAQNAPKIEHYTRQADGSWRYRVYRGLEAGCVIESIKCSLSLADVYERVTFPPPPTPKLQVVPKKQPRTRKQKPAAKTSRSQKRSKKK from the coding sequence ATGTCTCTAGCATTTGCACCAACGGTTTACTCTATCGAAGAGTATCTGGACTTTGAACGCGCTGCCGAGGAGCGCCACGAGTACCTCGACGGCTACATCTACAAGATGGCGGGTGAGGGCGAAGAACACGCTGACATTTGCGCAAGTCTGAGTGGTTTACTTTATACGCAACTCCGCGGCACGCCTTGCCGTGGCCGCATCGCTAACACCAAAGTGCGCAGCGGGCCGTTGCCACTCTCGCCGCGCAGCAGCAAAGGTTTGTTCTCATACTCCGATGTTTTCGTGGTCTGCGATCCCATTCAATATCACGATGAATTTCGCGACATCGTGATCAACCCAGTCGTGATCTTCGAGGTGCTTTCGCCTTCGACCGAAGAGTTTGACCGGGACATCAAATTCGAGCGTTACGACCGCTGGAATCCATCTTTGCAGGATTACCTGCTGGTCGCGCAGAACGCGCCGAAGATCGAGCATTACACGCGCCAGGCTGACGGCAGTTGGCGCTATCGTGTTTATCGCGGGTTGGAAGCGGGTTGCGTCATCGAATCCATCAAGTGCAGTTTGAGCTTGGCCGATGTTTACGAGCGCGTAACATTTCCACCGCCACCCACGCCCAAGTTACAAGTCGTACCAAAAAAACAGCCGCGCACCAGGAAGCAAAAACCAGCGGCAAAAACCAGCAGGAGCCAGAAAAGGAGCAAAAAGAAATGA
- a CDS encoding redoxin domain-containing protein — translation MKAISTVFLMAILWLMTGTAHATTTLTIGQPAPDFTLKDLIGAKHVLKDQRGKITVIAFLSVQCPISNAYNDRIRALAADYAQQNVSFLAINSSANEDVAEIKAHAEKQGFQFPILKDKGNKIADAYGAERTPEIFVVDAQGILRYHGRIDNHHLLVHVKTHDLRNALNELLAGKPVSVPEAKALGCIIKREQQAVRYGTGSGSDRVSLSPSNSLASFVPAYANTFALQRRTSPTAKKPMPKAKSASTGAASNIALLKPAAFPKLRDSYKGKVIVLNFWATWCAPCVAEMPEFIKLDADYRGKGVQVLAISADDTTDLKTLVTRFVKEKGMTFPVYVQDTDDPQQMIDLINKDWPGVLPATFIYDKQGKLILSRFGIIDRDLLVNTVEQALK, via the coding sequence ATGAAAGCAATTTCCACCGTGTTTTTGATGGCCATACTTTGGCTGATGACAGGCACAGCTCACGCGACGACGACGCTGACCATCGGCCAACCTGCGCCTGACTTCACGCTCAAAGACCTGATCGGCGCCAAGCACGTGCTCAAAGACCAGCGCGGCAAGATCACGGTCATCGCCTTTCTCAGCGTACAATGCCCAATTTCCAACGCCTATAACGACCGTATCCGCGCGTTGGCGGCTGATTATGCGCAACAGAACGTGAGCTTCCTGGCGATCAACTCCAGCGCGAATGAGGACGTCGCCGAGATCAAGGCGCACGCTGAAAAGCAGGGCTTCCAGTTCCCTATCTTAAAAGACAAAGGCAACAAAATTGCTGATGCTTATGGCGCGGAACGCACGCCCGAAATCTTTGTCGTGGATGCGCAAGGCATACTGCGGTATCACGGACGCATTGATAACCATCACCTGTTGGTTCACGTCAAAACGCACGACCTGCGCAATGCGTTAAATGAATTGCTGGCGGGTAAGCCGGTCAGCGTCCCCGAAGCTAAGGCGCTTGGCTGCATTATCAAACGCGAGCAACAAGCCGTGCGATACGGTACCGGGAGCGGTAGCGACCGGGTCAGTCTGAGCCCCTCCAACAGTCTGGCATCCTTCGTTCCCGCATATGCCAATACATTCGCGCTACAACGCCGCACCAGCCCGACGGCGAAAAAGCCCATGCCCAAAGCCAAAAGCGCCAGCACAGGCGCGGCTTCAAACATCGCCCTGCTCAAACCCGCGGCGTTCCCCAAGCTGCGCGACTCGTACAAAGGCAAAGTCATCGTGCTGAATTTCTGGGCGACGTGGTGCGCGCCCTGTGTGGCCGAGATGCCCGAATTCATCAAGCTGGATGCGGACTATCGCGGCAAAGGCGTGCAAGTCCTCGCCATCAGCGCCGACGATACGACCGACCTGAAAACACTGGTGACGCGCTTCGTCAAAGAGAAAGGCATGACCTTTCCCGTCTATGTGCAAGACACCGACGATCCGCAACAGATGATTGACCTGATCAACAAAGACTGGCCCGGCGTCTTGCCCGCGACGTTCATTTACGACAAACAGGGCAAGCTGATTCTGTCGCGCTTCGGCATCATTGATCGCGACCTACTCGTCAACACGGTTGAACAAGCTTTGAAGTAA
- a CDS encoding putative Ig domain-containing protein gives MQRRMTTLLLTLTGVFGLALWSSSAQVRTGQASRFNWIDKINLPAAHSELATVALLANTITVTTNTDGGGSCPGGNCTLRQAIFSAQSGDTIAFDATFFAQPRTITLSGAELLINKNLTITGTGANKLTLTGNQASRVFTISSGATVALSGMTISGGNGAGSLANGAGGGIYNEGVLTVTGCHLTANTGAPGGGINNQGTVALLGSTLSNNRGNGSTGGGGIYNAGALSVTNSTISGNQADNSLAGGGIATTSGTVTLTNSTIVTNAGNLVCSGGTVRVRNTIIAANATGSEDLWDLTHSIVSDGYNLIGNPNFAASFTAAKNDLTGSNDGSSVLDPRIYPLGDYGGTTPTHALRPNSLALDWLRLSANGNGAPATDQRGFTRPFGAGADIGAFEFLPMVSNANDSGPGSLRQAVADSAVDGYVFFDPDFFAAAPRTIALTSGEIVLSKNLTLAGLGNPNISGNNTSRVFSINPSVTASLNGLTVSGGNGVGSANSGQGGGILNRSTLTLTNCYLTGNTASTGGGIANRGSLTILNSTIANNAANGSDAGGGIENDTLMTVTNSTISGNRATSNSGANGGGIRSNFSVNLTHCTITDNAAAGASSASGLLNAGGLMLVRNTIIAANQNNSTIPDLRDPGGAPAPSGGFNLIGNPGNVTAFNYTGDQTGNSTAPLDPKLGPLQSNGGITLNKTPLPGSPALDRGYSFGSITDQRGRQRAYDNPTVPNASGGDGSDIGAVETRLLTVTKTADTNDGACDGDCSLREAIAAAAAGDAIQFSALFNTPQTITLGGSELSIQTTLMVMGPGADKLTVSGNRASIVFWIRAGVTSLSGMTISGGSTGFQGGGIWNQSNLTVTNCHITGNRAALGGGIYNSAVVTLDGSTVSNNTAYGNHTAGGIQNEGTLSLTNSTISGNQVLLNGNNGDGIRSNGTATITNSTITDNLNASGNCCASGIYVTGGTMAVRNTIIAANRNNAALPDVADSNGTGFSSGGYNLIGNRGNVTAFNQVNDQTGNSAAPLNPQLAPLALNGGTTPTHALLTGSPALDKGNSFGSTTDQRGVARPFDLSGSAPATGGDNADIGAFELNGASHLPLLVNAQPGLTRQQSSASNSVIALVNAFESGAQGVTVTVTSANPSNGVTVSNIVRTGDTVTADLVAACGAANASFTLTAQDNAGHAATAILSVGVTANTAPTLSYNNPPLLLTGTGTTLNPATGPGDNGSVVSIVVQSSGTFTGTAAVNNTTGIVTLGNANSGTHTITIRATDNCGATTDATFQVSACPSRTVTNTNGSGAGSLRQAIADVCPGGTINFDPAYFNQPRIIALGGAELVIAKDLTIIGPGADKLTISGNHASRVLNIPYNYPAAYTVSISGVTLTDGNADSGGAIFQEFGTLSLDDCVIANNTAGSAGGGIESAGTVNLTNSVITNNTAQATGGGIHSNGTLTVQRSTISNNTAAGSVAGGGIDGYSLSLINSTVSGNRVTGSGDTNAGGILAQIDLTITHSTITNNVAVGAGSAGGVLFYLESATVRNSIIAGNQNNTVIPDIADGNGGISSQGYNLIGNRGSVTAFNQPGDQTGTAAAPLNPQLGPLQNNGGFTPTHALLTGSPALDQGKSFNVTTDQRGQTRPFDQPGTANANSGDGSDIGAVEMQALPAPCPTLTLSPGALSAGLPGVPYTQTFTASGGSGPYSFTVSGTLPPGLTLTNGTLQGTPSTAGTFNFTLTATDANHCTGMQSYALTINCLNVIVSPASLPGGLIGAAYSQQLTAAYDELPARPARFASTTGFTFSLLSGTLPQGLTLTADGLLAGTLTTTGAFNFTVKATDGSNGCAGTQAYSLTITCPTLTLSPATLPNPQPGVAYNQTLSVQPAGGSYSFTISSGTLPQGLSLSAAGALTGTTTQTGTFNFRFTVTSFGGQCSGFRDYQLTVGCPVITLSDVLTNAQPGAAYNQTINVTPSGSYTFSLAGGGLPSGVTINAQTGALTGTLQQAGTFNFTIKALNTNGCQGTRAYTVAVNCPSFTLSSLPNGVAGVPYNQTLTVTPSGTYSYALAGGTLPSGLSLGNDGSLTGTPSAAGSFNFTVKAQSANGCLATQAYAVSISCPTITINPASLPGGVVGTAYSQTVSASPAGSSSYSVSSGALPTGLTLNAATGVISGVPSTGGTFSFRVAAAAGSCSGARDYTVVMACAGLTITTATLPAGTAGTAYAQTIGVSPADSYSFALLTGSLPSGLTLNAVTGVLGGLPSVTGSYNFTLKAQTANGCAATQSYTLVVGCPSITLAALPPPVLNTAYDQTVSVLPSGGGYSFAVTAGALPAGLALNAATGVISGMPTISSGGGAYNFTLTAASFGACTGSRLYSGTIVGSTCPMITLPASLPNGQPGQLYSQAVAATPSGSYSYAMTAGALPAGLTFIAAAGLLYGYPAAAGAFNFTIKATDANNCSGQRAYTLNIGSAAAALALQADYDGDGKADPTLWSANEGVWRILKSTTQQAVNQTWGTAGDVTLLGDYDGDGKTDLAVFRPADATFYVKRSSDGGFLIKQWGLATDVPVPGDYDGDGKTDIAVWRGSTGVWYILYSGRSSDGMVDAVTWGASAAPYNDVPVPGDYDGDGKSDVAVFRRGTGTWLVKRSSDGQYLVKQWGLGTDVPVANDYDGDGKTDLAVWRGTNGTWYIWQSATNDYRVTLWGMAGDQTAAGDYDGDGKADIAVWRGGEANWYIACSRDSSLRQLGQGRSGDTPVSPKL, from the coding sequence ATGCAACGACGAATGACGACCCTATTGTTGACGCTCACGGGAGTGTTTGGCTTGGCGCTCTGGAGCAGCTCTGCCCAAGTGCGGACGGGGCAAGCTTCAAGGTTTAATTGGATAGACAAGATAAATCTGCCAGCCGCGCACTCCGAGCTAGCCACAGTGGCGCTGCTTGCCAATACCATCACGGTAACGACCAACACGGACGGCGGTGGCAGTTGCCCCGGCGGAAATTGCACGTTGCGGCAAGCCATTTTTAGCGCGCAATCGGGCGACACGATTGCTTTTGATGCGACGTTCTTCGCCCAGCCGCGCACCATCACTCTCAGCGGGGCGGAACTTCTCATCAACAAAAACCTGACGATCACGGGGACGGGTGCGAACAAGTTGACGCTTACCGGTAATCAGGCGAGCCGCGTTTTCACCATTAGTTCGGGGGCGACGGTCGCCTTGAGCGGAATGACGATCAGCGGCGGAAACGGCGCAGGCAGTCTCGCCAATGGCGCGGGCGGCGGCATTTACAATGAAGGCGTGCTGACCGTGACCGGTTGTCACCTCACCGCCAACACCGGCGCTCCCGGCGGTGGGATCAATAATCAAGGCACAGTGGCGCTGCTCGGCAGCACGCTCTCGAATAACAGAGGGAATGGCTCCACTGGCGGCGGCGGCATTTACAATGCTGGCGCGCTGAGCGTCACCAACTCAACCATCAGCGGCAATCAAGCGGATAACAGCCTGGCCGGTGGCGGCATCGCGACGACGTCCGGCACGGTCACGCTGACCAACAGCACCATCGTGACGAATGCCGGCAACCTCGTTTGCTCTGGCGGGACAGTCCGGGTGCGCAATACGATCATCGCGGCCAATGCCACAGGCAGCGAAGACCTTTGGGACCTCACGCATAGTATTGTTTCAGATGGCTACAACCTGATCGGCAATCCGAATTTCGCAGCGAGTTTCACTGCCGCCAAGAATGATCTGACGGGTAGTAACGATGGATCGTCGGTGCTCGACCCGCGCATTTATCCGCTTGGCGATTACGGCGGAACCACGCCAACGCACGCGCTCAGACCCAATTCGTTGGCGCTTGACTGGTTGCGTTTGAGTGCCAATGGCAATGGCGCTCCCGCGACCGACCAGCGTGGTTTCACCCGCCCATTCGGAGCGGGGGCGGACATCGGCGCTTTCGAATTTCTGCCGATGGTGTCCAACGCCAACGACAGCGGCCCGGGCAGTCTGCGGCAAGCCGTGGCAGATTCAGCGGTTGATGGATATGTCTTCTTTGATCCGGATTTCTTCGCTGCTGCGCCGCGCACAATCGCGTTAACAAGCGGCGAAATCGTCTTGAGCAAGAATCTGACGCTGGCTGGTCTGGGCAATCCCAACATCTCCGGCAACAATACAAGCCGCGTCTTCAGCATCAACCCAAGTGTGACGGCCAGCCTGAACGGACTGACCGTCAGCGGCGGAAACGGCGTGGGCAGCGCCAACAGCGGTCAGGGCGGCGGCATTCTGAACCGCAGCACTTTGACGCTGACCAATTGTTATCTCACGGGCAACACCGCCAGCACTGGTGGCGGCATTGCCAATCGAGGCTCGCTGACGATTCTCAATAGCACGATTGCGAATAACGCGGCCAATGGCAGTGATGCAGGCGGCGGGATTGAAAACGATACGTTAATGACTGTCACCAATTCGACCATCAGCGGCAATCGCGCAACCAGCAACAGCGGCGCCAACGGAGGGGGCATCCGATCAAATTTCTCGGTGAACCTCACCCACTGCACGATTACGGACAACGCGGCTGCCGGGGCAAGCAGTGCCAGCGGGCTGCTGAATGCCGGCGGGCTGATGTTGGTGCGCAATACGATCATCGCCGCGAACCAAAATAATTCCACCATTCCGGATCTGCGCGATCCCGGTGGCGCTCCGGCTCCATCAGGTGGGTTCAACCTGATTGGCAATCCCGGCAACGTGACGGCGTTCAATTACACGGGCGATCAGACTGGGAATAGCACGGCTCCGCTCGACCCTAAACTCGGCCCATTGCAATCCAACGGCGGCATTACGCTGAACAAGACGCCGCTGCCTGGTAGCCCCGCGCTTGACCGTGGCTATAGCTTCGGCTCAATCACGGATCAACGCGGACGCCAGCGGGCTTACGATAATCCGACTGTCCCCAATGCTTCAGGCGGTGACGGCTCCGACATCGGAGCGGTTGAGACGAGGTTGTTGACCGTCACCAAAACCGCTGACACCAATGATGGCGCGTGTGACGGCGATTGCTCGCTACGCGAAGCGATTGCTGCTGCTGCCGCGGGCGATGCGATTCAGTTCTCCGCGCTCTTTAACACACCGCAGACGATCACGCTTGGCGGGTCAGAGCTATCCATCCAGACAACGCTGATGGTGATGGGGCCGGGCGCCGACAAGCTGACCGTCTCAGGCAATCGGGCAAGCATTGTCTTTTGGATCAGAGCTGGCGTGACAAGTTTGAGCGGGATGACGATCAGCGGCGGCAGCACCGGTTTTCAGGGTGGAGGCATTTGGAACCAGAGCAATTTGACGGTGACCAACTGCCACATCACCGGGAATCGAGCGGCTCTGGGCGGAGGCATCTACAACAGTGCCGTGGTGACCCTGGATGGCAGCACGGTCTCGAATAACACCGCTTATGGCAACCACACGGCTGGCGGGATTCAAAACGAGGGCACGTTGAGCCTCACCAACTCGACGATCAGCGGCAACCAGGTTTTATTGAACGGCAACAACGGTGACGGCATCCGGTCGAATGGCACAGCGACCATCACAAACAGCACGATCACCGACAATTTGAATGCCAGCGGGAATTGCTGCGCGAGCGGCATCTATGTGACGGGCGGAACGATGGCCGTGCGCAACACGATCATCGCCGCCAATCGGAACAATGCCGCGCTGCCGGATGTGGCCGACAGTAACGGCACGGGCTTCAGCTCCGGCGGTTACAATCTGATTGGCAATCGCGGCAACGTGACGGCTTTCAACCAGGTCAACGATCAGACCGGCAATAGCGCTGCGCCGCTCAATCCACAACTCGCGCCCTTGGCGCTGAATGGCGGCACAACGCCGACACACGCTTTACTGACTGGCAGCCCTGCGCTCGATAAAGGCAACAGCTTCGGCTCAACCACGGATCAACGCGGCGTGGCGCGCCCGTTTGATCTTTCCGGCAGCGCGCCAGCGACAGGCGGAGATAACGCGGACATCGGCGCGTTTGAACTCAACGGCGCCAGCCACCTCCCACTGCTCGTCAACGCGCAGCCCGGTCTGACACGACAGCAAAGCTCGGCCTCCAATTCGGTCATCGCCCTGGTGAACGCCTTCGAAAGCGGCGCGCAAGGCGTGACAGTCACCGTGACGAGCGCTAATCCCTCCAACGGAGTGACCGTCTCGAATATCGTCAGAACAGGCGACACCGTCACGGCTGACCTTGTGGCAGCCTGCGGGGCAGCGAACGCCAGCTTTACGTTGACCGCGCAGGACAACGCCGGGCACGCCGCTACGGCGATCTTAAGCGTCGGCGTGACGGCCAACACCGCGCCCACCTTGAGCTATAACAATCCTCCGCTGTTGCTCACCGGCACCGGCACGACGCTCAATCCGGCGACCGGCCCCGGCGATAATGGCTCTGTCGTTTCCATCGTCGTGCAAAGCAGCGGCACTTTCACCGGCACGGCTGCCGTTAATAACACCACCGGCATCGTGACGCTTGGCAACGCCAACAGTGGCACTCACACGATCACGATTCGCGCTACCGACAACTGCGGTGCCACGACCGATGCGACCTTCCAAGTGAGCGCATGTCCAAGTCGCACGGTGACGAATACCAATGGCAGCGGCGCGGGAAGCTTGCGGCAGGCGATTGCCGATGTCTGTCCGGGCGGCACGATCAACTTCGACCCGGCATATTTCAATCAGCCACGCATCATCGCGCTCGGCGGGGCTGAGCTGGTGATTGCCAAGGACCTGACGATCATTGGTCCAGGCGCAGACAAGCTGACGATCTCCGGCAATCACGCCAGTCGCGTTTTGAACATTCCTTATAACTATCCGGCAGCTTACACGGTAAGCATCAGCGGCGTGACGCTAACCGATGGCAACGCCGACAGCGGCGGCGCGATCTTCCAGGAATTTGGCACGCTCAGTCTCGACGATTGTGTGATCGCCAATAACACTGCCGGTTCAGCCGGTGGCGGAATAGAGTCGGCGGGCACAGTGAATCTCACGAACAGCGTGATCACCAACAACACAGCGCAGGCGACCGGGGGCGGGATTCACAGTAACGGCACGCTCACCGTGCAGCGCAGCACGATCTCGAACAATACGGCGGCGGGCAGCGTTGCGGGCGGCGGGATTGACGGTTATTCGTTGAGCCTGATTAACTCAACTGTCAGCGGCAATCGTGTGACTGGCAGCGGCGACACCAATGCTGGCGGGATCCTCGCCCAAATTGACCTCACGATCACCCATAGCACGATTACCAACAACGTGGCGGTCGGAGCAGGCAGTGCGGGTGGCGTGCTGTTTTACTTGGAGAGCGCGACGGTGCGCAATTCGATTATTGCCGGCAACCAGAACAACACCGTCATCCCGGACATCGCCGATGGGAATGGAGGAATCAGCTCGCAGGGCTACAACCTCATTGGCAATCGCGGTTCCGTGACCGCCTTCAATCAACCGGGCGATCAGACCGGCACCGCTGCTGCGCCACTCAATCCGCAACTCGGCCCATTGCAAAACAACGGCGGATTCACGCCAACGCACGCATTGCTGACAGGCAGCCCGGCGCTGGATCAAGGCAAGAGCTTCAATGTGACGACTGACCAACGCGGACAAACGCGGCCCTTCGATCAACCGGGAACTGCCAATGCTAACAGTGGTGACGGCAGCGACATCGGCGCGGTGGAAATGCAAGCGCTGCCCGCACCTTGCCCAACTCTCACGCTCAGCCCCGGCGCATTGTCGGCGGGGTTGCCGGGCGTGCCGTATACGCAGACCTTCACGGCCAGCGGCGGCAGCGGCCCGTACAGCTTTACTGTCAGTGGCACATTGCCGCCAGGACTGACGCTCACGAATGGCACGTTGCAGGGGACGCCGAGCACTGCGGGCACGTTCAATTTCACGCTCACGGCCACCGACGCCAATCACTGCACAGGCATGCAAAGTTATGCGCTGACGATCAATTGCCTGAACGTCATTGTCAGTCCCGCCTCTTTGCCGGGCGGCTTAATCGGCGCGGCGTACAGTCAGCAACTCACGGCGGCTTACGACGAATTGCCCGCCAGGCCGGCGAGGTTCGCCAGCACCACGGGTTTCACGTTCAGCCTGCTCAGTGGGACGCTGCCACAGGGCCTGACGCTGACCGCGGATGGATTGTTGGCGGGCACGTTGACGACAACCGGTGCGTTCAACTTTACGGTCAAAGCCACCGACGGCAGCAACGGCTGTGCGGGCACGCAAGCGTACTCGCTGACGATCACTTGCCCGACGCTCACGCTTAGTCCGGCGACGCTGCCCAATCCGCAACCCGGCGTCGCTTACAACCAGACCCTCTCGGTGCAGCCGGCAGGCGGCTCGTACAGCTTCACCATCAGCAGCGGCACCTTGCCACAAGGTTTGAGTTTGTCGGCGGCAGGCGCGCTCACGGGCACGACGACACAAACCGGCACCTTTAACTTCCGCTTCACCGTCACGAGCTTCGGCGGACAATGCAGTGGCTTCCGCGATTACCAATTAACGGTCGGGTGCCCGGTCATTACGTTGAGCGATGTGTTGACGAATGCGCAACCCGGCGCAGCCTACAACCAAACGATCAACGTGACACCGAGCGGCAGCTACACTTTCAGTCTGGCGGGCGGCGGCTTGCCGTCCGGGGTGACGATCAACGCGCAAACGGGGGCTTTGACTGGCACGCTCCAACAAGCAGGCACGTTTAATTTCACCATCAAAGCGCTCAATACCAATGGTTGCCAAGGCACGCGGGCTTATACCGTGGCCGTCAACTGCCCGAGCTTCACGCTCTCTTCTCTGCCCAACGGAGTGGCAGGTGTGCCCTACAACCAAACGCTGACCGTGACACCCAGCGGCACTTACAGCTACGCACTGGCGGGCGGCACGCTGCCGTCAGGATTGAGCTTGGGCAACGACGGCTCGTTGACCGGCACACCCTCAGCGGCGGGCAGTTTCAACTTCACGGTCAAGGCTCAGTCCGCCAACGGTTGTCTGGCGACACAGGCCTATGCGGTGTCTATCAGTTGTCCAACTATCACGATCAATCCGGCGAGTTTGCCGGGTGGGGTGGTGGGCACGGCCTACAGTCAAACCGTCAGCGCGAGTCCGGCGGGGAGTTCTAGCTACAGCGTGAGCAGCGGAGCCTTGCCAACGGGGTTGACGCTCAATGCGGCGACGGGCGTCATCAGCGGCGTGCCCAGTACAGGCGGCACGTTCAGCTTCCGCGTGGCGGCGGCGGCGGGGAGTTGCAGCGGCGCGCGCGATTACACGGTTGTGATGGCCTGTGCCGGGCTGACCATCACCACGGCGACTTTGCCAGCGGGCACGGCGGGCACGGCGTATGCACAAACCATCGGCGTGTCGCCTGCGGACAGTTATAGCTTTGCACTGTTGACCGGCAGCTTGCCGAGCGGCCTGACGCTCAACGCGGTGACGGGCGTGCTGGGCGGCTTGCCGAGTGTGACTGGCAGTTACAACTTCACGCTCAAAGCGCAAACCGCCAATGGCTGCGCGGCGACGCAAAGCTACACGCTGGTGGTGGGCTGTCCTTCCATCACGCTGGCCGCGTTGCCGCCGCCGGTGTTGAACACGGCTTACGATCAAACCGTCAGCGTGTTGCCGTCCGGTGGTGGCTACAGCTTCGCTGTGACGGCGGGCGCGTTGCCCGCAGGCTTGGCGTTGAATGCGGCGACCGGCGTCATCAGCGGCATGCCGACGATCTCCAGCGGTGGGGGGGCGTACAACTTCACGCTCACGGCGGCGAGTTTTGGCGCGTGCACGGGCAGCCGTCTTTATAGCGGCACGATCGTGGGCAGCACGTGTCCGATGATCACCTTGCCCGCGTCGCTGCCGAACGGTCAACCGGGGCAGCTCTACAGCCAAGCGGTCGCGGCTACGCCGAGCGGGAGTTACAGCTACGCCATGACGGCGGGCGCGTTGCCCGCAGGGCTGACGTTTATCGCGGCGGCGGGCTTGCTGTATGGCTATCCGGCGGCGGCGGGCGCGTTCAACTTCACCATTAAAGCAACGGATGCGAACAACTGCTCGGGCCAGCGCGCTTACACGCTGAACATCGGTAGCGCGGCGGCGGCGCTGGCGTTGCAGGCGGACTATGACGGCGATGGCAAGGCCGATCCGACGCTCTGGTCCGCCAATGAGGGCGTCTGGCGCATTCTCAAGAGCACCACGCAACAGGCCGTGAATCAGACTTGGGGGACCGCAGGCGACGTGACGTTGCTCGGTGATTACGACGGCGATGGCAAAACCGATCTGGCGGTTTTCCGTCCGGCGGACGCCACGTTCTATGTCAAACGCAGCAGCGACGGCGGCTTCCTCATCAAGCAATGGGGTTTGGCGACGGACGTGCCGGTGCCGGGCGATTACGATGGCGACGGCAAGACGGACATCGCGGTTTGGCGGGGTTCAACCGGCGTCTGGTACATCCTCTATTCAGGGCGCAGTTCGGATGGGATGGTTGATGCGGTGACCTGGGGCGCGAGCGCCGCGCCATACAACGATGTGCCGGTGCCGGGCGATTACGACGGCGATGGTAAGTCGGACGTGGCCGTCTTCCGCCGTGGCACCGGGACGTGGTTGGTGAAGCGCAGCAGTGACGGCCAATACCTCGTCAAGCAGTGGGGCTTGGGCACGGATGTGCCAGTGGCGAATGACTACGATGGTGATGGTAAAACGGACTTGGCGGTCTGGCGCGGCACCAATGGCACTTGGTATATCTGGCAAAGCGCGACGAATGATTACCGCGTCACGCTTTGGGGGATGGCGGGCGATCAAACGGCCGCAGGTGATTATGACGGTGATGGCAAGGCGGACATCGCAGTGTGGCGCGGCGGCGAAGCCAATTGGTATATCGCCTGTAGCCGCGACAGCAGCCTGCGCCAGCTTGGGCAAGGGCGTAGCGGGGACACGCCTGTTTCGCCCAAGTTGTAA
- a CDS encoding response regulator transcription factor, giving the protein MAKVLIVDDNPEMRRLIRAMVGKLGEVVYECSDGAQALAAYQTHQPDFVLMDIEMKVLDGISATRQLLAAFPQARVIIVTNYDQPILHESARAAGACGYVLKENLAEIRRLLQSTEAQT; this is encoded by the coding sequence ATGGCAAAGGTCTTGATCGTAGATGACAACCCGGAAATGCGCCGCTTGATTCGTGCAATGGTGGGCAAGCTGGGCGAGGTCGTCTATGAATGCAGCGATGGCGCACAGGCGCTCGCGGCCTATCAAACGCATCAACCCGATTTCGTGCTGATGGACATCGAGATGAAAGTGCTGGATGGGATTAGTGCGACCCGGCAATTGCTGGCTGCCTTTCCGCAAGCACGCGTCATTATCGTAACCAATTACGATCAGCCGATTCTGCACGAATCGGCCCGCGCGGCGGGCGCTTGCGGCTACGTGCTGAAAGAGAATCTGGCCGAAATCAGACGGCTGCTTCAATCAACTGAAGCTCAAACGTAA
- a CDS encoding response regulator transcription factor codes for MNREIRLLVADDHPIFRQGLKQVIERDAQLKVVAEADDGEAALVLLRDCQAEIAILDLDMPRLDGFGVARRLRETRSPVKVIFLTMHKDALHFNEALEVGALGYLIKDSVAADVVNCIRSVASGQPYISPALSGLLLERSRRNAALTQEQPGLQTLTATERCVLALLAEYKTSKEIANDLGVSTRTIENHRANICVKLELHGAHALVKFALQHKAELS; via the coding sequence ATGAATCGTGAAATTCGTTTGTTGGTAGCCGATGACCACCCGATCTTTCGCCAGGGACTAAAGCAGGTCATCGAGCGCGACGCGCAATTAAAAGTCGTTGCGGAAGCCGACGATGGCGAAGCGGCGCTGGTGTTGCTGCGCGATTGCCAGGCGGAAATCGCGATTCTCGATCTGGACATGCCGCGTCTGGATGGCTTCGGCGTCGCGCGCCGCTTGCGCGAAACACGCTCGCCCGTCAAAGTCATTTTCCTGACCATGCACAAAGACGCGCTGCATTTTAACGAAGCGTTGGAAGTCGGCGCGCTGGGTTATCTGATCAAAGATTCCGTCGCCGCCGATGTGGTCAATTGCATTCGTTCGGTAGCCAGCGGGCAGCCTTACATCAGTCCTGCACTGAGTGGCCTGTTGCTCGAACGCAGTCGCCGCAACGCTGCGCTGACGCAAGAACAGCCGGGCTTGCAGACGTTGACCGCCACCGAACGCTGCGTGCTGGCGCTGCTGGCTGAATACAAAACCAGCAAAGAAATCGCCAACGACCTGGGCGTCAGCACCCGCACCATCGAAAATCATCGCGCCAACATCTGCGTCAAACTCGAATTGCACGGCGCGCACGCGCTGGTCAAATTCGCCTTGCAACATAAAGCCGAACTCAGCTAA